The genomic segment TGACGCGGTCGCCGGCCTTGAGCACGGCGTGGACGTGGGCCGAGCCGCCGCGGCCGTCGGGCTCGCGCAGCACGCCGACGCGCCAGCGCGCGGGCTGGGCGGGGTCGCTGCAGAGCGAGTACTGGCGCTCGAGGTCGGGCGCCAGGAGGAGGTCGATGTGCGCGCCCGGGGCCCAGGCCGGCAGCGGCGCGCCGTCGGGCGCAGCGAGCAGCAGCGACACGACGCCGCGCGCCTCCTCGACCTTCGCGCCGACGACGAGCTCGAACGTCGCCTCCGGCGCCAGGACCGGCGCTGTCGAGGCCTCCGTCACGTGCCCCCGCCCGCGGTCGCCGCCGGCGGCCGGACGCGGCCGGGCATGCTGACCACGAGGTAGTCGTCCTCGACGGAGACGGGGAAGGTCTCGGCGACGAACGGGCCCTTCTCGAGCTTGGGGCCCGACAGGCCGCGGGCCAGCTCGCCGGCACCGCCGGGCTCGCGGGCGTGGGCCTTGCCGTGCTCGAGCTCGTCGGCGACGGCCTCGCCGCCCTCGACCTCGACGCGGTAGGGCCGGATGCTGCTGTCCTTGGCGTAGGACTGGCCCGTCTCCAGGTCGTACTCCCAGCCGTGCCAGGGGCACTGGATCATGAGGCGCTCGGCGTCGTAGCGCAGGTCGCCCGGGGCGTCGGCGGTCAGGTGGCCGAGGATGGAGCCGCGGCACAGCTCGGCGCCCTTGTGGGGCAGCGGTTGAGCACCGCGTAGAACTTGTCGCGCACCCGGAAGATGCCGACGGAGCGGCCCTGCAGCGTGACGATGATCCGGCCGCGCTCGGGGATGTCGCTGACGCGCGCGACGACGTGGCGCGCCATCTCAGAGGCCCCGGTAGTGGGCGCGGGCGTTGTCGCCCATGATCCCGGCGTGGGCCGACTCGGGCACCGCGTCGAGCAGGCGCTGGATGTCCTGGTCGTGGGCGTGCGGGTAGTCCGAGGCGAACATGAGCATCTCCGGGGCGCCGATCCAGGAGATCGCGTTGGCGTAGTGCTCGGGCGGTCCGGCGTCCAGCGGCTGCACCGTGACCTTCAGGCGCTCGCGGATGGTCTGCGACGGCGGCTGCACGACCCACGGGATGTCGCGGCGCAGGCCCTTCCACTCCTTGTCCAGGCGCCACATCGTGCCGCCCATCCACGCGAAGCCCGACTCGCTGAACGTCATCCGCAGCGTGCGGAACTTCTCGAACAGGCCCTCGGCGATCACGCTGGTCAGCTGCGCGGCCCAGAGCTGCAGCTCGCCCGCGTGCTCCTCCAGGAACCAGGCGGGGTGGCCGGTGGGCGTCGGCGGGCCGTCGGACTGCCCGCCGAAGTGCACGCCGGCGACGAGGTCGTGGCGCGCGATGGCCTCGAACATCGGGTGCCACAGGCGGTTGCCGTACAGCCGCATCGAGTGCGAGGGCAGCAGGACCTGCACGAACCCGGGGTGCCCGCCGATGCGGTCGATCTCGGTGGCGGCGCCGGCCGGGTCGTGGCCGGGCACGACCAGCGAGGCGCGCAGCCGCGGGTCGCGGTCCAGCCACTCGGCGACGAGCCAGTCGTTGATCGCGCGAGCCAGCGCGAGCGAGAAGTCGGGGTGGCGGATCGTGTCCACCGCCCAGGAGCAGTTGACCACCGCGCGCTCGACGCGCAGCGGGTCGAGCACCTCGCGCTGGAGCATCGCCAGGTCGGTGCCGGCGGGCGTCCCGTCGGCCGCCCGCCACTCCGGCCGGCAGGTCGTCGGCGCGCCCGGCGGGTAGATCTGCGACGCACCGGGCGGCATCTGGAAGTTGCTCTCGTGGACGTACTCGACCCAGAAGTCGGCCAGGTGGGGCAGCAGCACGTCGATGCCCGGCACGGCGACGTGCACGTCGGCGTCGATCGTGGGCCCGGTCCAGCTGCCGGTGTTCAGCGGGCCGACGGCAGCCTGCACGGCGGTCATCGGACGCCCTCGCGCGGCAGGTCGTAGACGGCCAGCGCGTTCTCGCCGAGGATGCCGCGGCGCAGGTCGTCGTCCAGCGACGTCGGCAGGGCCGAGGGCGGGTCGAAGTCCCAGTGCGGGTAGTCGCTGGAGAACAGCAGCCGGCCGGGCATGTCCAGCGCGGCCAGGGCCTGGCCGAAGTGCTCGGGGCGCTCGGGCTCCTCGATGGGCTGCGTGGTGAACCAGAAGTGCTCGCGGATGTACTCCGAGGGCCGGCGCTGCAGGTGGGGCACCTCGCCCTTGAGCTGCTCGAACGCGCGGTCGAAGCGCCACAGGAACGGCGCCACCCACGACCAGCCGCCCTCCTGGATGACGATCTTCATGTCCGGGAAGCGCTCGAAGACGCCCTCGCACACCATGCTGGCCATCTGATTGAACAGCGCCTGCGGGAAGCCGACGTGGTCCTCGTAGTAGTAGGTCACCCAGCCCGCACCGGTGATGAGGTTCTGGCCCGTGCTGCCCGGGTGCAGGGCCAGCGGCATGCCGCGCGCGGAGGAGATCTCGTACAGGTCCCAGTACTTGCGGTGGCCCAGCGGCTTGTTGGTGCGGAACGGGACCTGGATCTGCACGAAGCGGTCGTCGTCGTACCAGCGCTCGGCCTCGCGCACGAGCGACTCGGGGTCCTCGAACGGGGTGCAGATCGACGCGCGCAGGCGGTCGTCGCGATCCAGCCACTGCTCGGCGACCCAGTCGTTCGTGGCCGCCATGAGGGCGTTGGTGAACTCCTGGGGCTGGCCGCCGCCGACCATGTTCTGCCCGGCCATCATGATCGAGTTGAGGATCGCGATGTCGATGCCCTCGCCGTCGAGCAGTTGCTCGATGAAGAACTCGGGGTCCGAGCCGGGCGGCTTGCCCGTCGGCCCCCAGGAGTCGGCGCGGGAGGCCATCCAGCGGGCGCGCACGATCCCGTACTCGCTGGGCGTGCGCAGGCCGAAGGTGTCCAGGTACTCGCTCCAGCGCCGCGACAGGTACGGCTTGAGGTCGTCCAGGGTCGGCAGGTTGTGCGAGTCGCAGTCGACGATGAAGTCGCGCTGCGCCGGCCCGCCCTGCGGCCGGACTGCGGTTGCGGTCTCACTCATCTCCGTCTCCTGACCTCGCTCTGCTACGTTCGCCTGACCACGGCGGAGTCGAGAATGATTTCCCGACTTCTGCGAACGTACTTCACCGTTGCGCCCGCGGTCAAGTGCCGCGACACAGTGTCCCCCCACCACCAGCCCTCCGCCACCCGCCTACGCCCGGCGGCCCCCACGCGCCGCGACAGCCTGATCACCTACCGGCGCCTGGTCGAGGCCGCGGGACGGCTGCTGGACCGCCACGAGCACCAGGGCTTCAACCTCGCCGAGGTCGCCCGGGAGGCCGAGGTCTCCACGGCGACGGTCTACCGCTACTTCGGCTCGATCGACCACCTCGTCGACGCCTACCTCGACGCGTTCGTCGACGATCTCGCGGTCGCCCGGGCCCGGCGCCCGGAGGCCGAGCGCACCGGCGTCGCCGGGCTGCGCACGCTCGGCGACGACTACGTGGAGCTCGCGCTGTCGCGCGGCCGCGCGATGGTCCACGGGCGCTCGCTGGCGGGCATCGTGCACCGCTACCGCGCCGGCGACCCGTCGATCGTGAAGATCTGGGCGTTGTACGCCGAGCCGATCGGGTCCGCCCTGGACGAGCTCGGCCACGGCCCCGACGACCTGGAGTTCGCGGTCCTGTTGTGGAACGCCATGTTCTACGCGCGCGAGCTGCTCGACCTGCGCGAGTCGATGGGCTGGTCGCCGCAGACGATCAGCCGCCGGCTGACCGATACGTTCCTGGGCGCGATGGGCGCCCGCACCGCCGCCCCGAACGCCGCCTCCGCCTAGCCGTCGAGCTCGGGGTGCCAGTCGTCCTTGACGTGCGCGTCGAGGATGACGTGCGTGCGCGTGCCGACGATCGACCCGCTGACGCGCAGGCGGTGGATCACGTCGCGCAGGTGCTCGACGCTGCGCGCGCGGATGAGCGCGGTCACGTCGTGGTTGCCCGCGGTCGTGTAGACGGCGCAGACCTCCGGGATGCCGGCCGCGACCCGGTCCATGTCGCCCGGGCTGGTGGTCCCGGTGAAGCGCAGCTCGGTGAACGCCGCGATCCCCCAGCCCAGCTTGGTGTAGTCGACGCGGGCCGAGTAGCCCGTGATGACACCGGCCGCCTCGAGTCGCTCGATGCGCCGCTTGACCGCGGTGGGCGACAGCGCGACGCGTCCGGCGATGTCGGCGACCGTGCGCCGGCCGTCCTCCTGCAGGAGGACCAGGATGCGCAGGTCGAGCGGGTCGGGCGTGGCCATCGGCCGATCGTAGGCGACGGAAAGCGGCGTGCAAGGCGCCCAGGGCGCCGGATCCCTGCGTGCGGACACCGCTCGGCGCACGACGCCTTGATCGTGCGCGGGGGCTGGGGCAGGCTCGCGCCGCGATGGCCGCCCCCGAGGACCTCCCCGACACCGAGCAGCTCGTCGTCTGCCGTGACCGGCCCACCGGCCTCGTCGCGATCATCGCGATCGACGACACCACGCTGGGGCCGGCGCTGGGCGGCATCCGGTTCAAGCCCTATCCGAGCGAGGCCGCCGCGGTCGCCGAGGCGCAGCGCCTGGGCCGCGCGATGACGCTGAAGAACGCGCTGGCCGACATCGCCTTCGGCGGCGGCAAGTCGGTCATCCTCGCCTCCGACGCGATCGTCGACCGCGAGGCCGCGCTGCTGGCCTTCGGGCGCTTCGTCGCGCGGTGCGGCGGGGCATACCTGCCCGCCGCCGACATGGGCACGGGCGTCGAGGACCTGCAGGTCGTCGCGCGCACCGCGGGCGAGGTGTCCTGCGACGACGAGGACCCGTCGACGGCGACGGCGATCGGCGTGCACGCGGCGATCGAGGTCGCCGTGCGCGCCGGCGACGTCGCGCCAGGGCTGGCCGGCGTCAGCGTGCTCGTGCAGGGCGTCGGCCACGTGGGTGCGGCGCTGGCGCGCCTGCTGGCCGCCGACGGCGCGCGGGTGCTCGTCGCCGACGCCGACGCCGGGCGCGCGGCCTCCGTCGCCGCCGAGGTCGGCGGCGCGGTCGTGGCCCCGGACGACGTCATCGGCACGCCCTGCGACGTCTACGCGCCGTGCGCGGTCGCCCGGGTCGTCGACGACGCGACGGTCGGGCGGCTCGCCGCGCGGATCGTGGCCGGCGCGGCCAACGACGTGCTCGACCACCCGGGCCTGGCCGGCGAGCTGGCGGCGCGCGGGATCCTCTACGTCCCGGACTTCGTGGCCAACGCGGGCGGCGTCATCAACGTCCGCGCATTGCGCGACGGCTGGTCGCCCGAGCGCCGTGCCGCGGCGCTGGCCGCGATCGGCACGCGCTGCGGCGAGGTCGTCCACGAGGCCCGCGCCACGGGGGCGACCACGCTCGAGGTCGCCGAGGCCGCGGCCTACGCGAAGGTCGGGCGGGCGCGGCCGGCGTAGGCGGGGGCCGGTCGTTCGGGCCGAAGCCGACCGTGGGTCGAATTGCGTGTCCATAGGACGCCCGGCGCGACCCACCGTCGACGCGCGTCCCCCACGCCGGCGGAGACCGGGCGCAGCCGCGCTACCGCCGACGCCCCGGCTACCGCCCCAGCGTCCGCACGAGCTCGCGTGCCTGGCCGCGCAGGTGGCCGACGAGCTCGCGGACCTCCGCCAGGCCGGCGCGCAGCTCGGCATCGCCGACCTCGACCGGCATCATCGAGTCCTGCAGCGCGGCCAGCTCGGCGTCGGCCCCCGCGACGGCGTCGACCGCGCGCTCGAGCAGCTCCTTGACCGAGCGCGCCGAGGCCGCCGAGGGCGGGGGCGCGAACGTCCGCGGCGGCAGGCCGTGGCGCTCGGCGAAGCCGCCGTGGGTGCGGCGCGCCCGGCCGTAGGCCACCTGCACGGGACGGAACAGCTCGTCCTCGAGGCGGTCGGCCGTGCGATCGTCGAGCTGCTCGTAGGCGGCGGCGAGCGCCGCGAGCGCGATGCCGATGCGGTCCGTCGCGTCGCCGACCGCGTCCAGCAGCTGCTGCCGCGCCTCCGCGGCGATGTAGGCCATGCGATCCAGGGTAGGAGGCGGGCACCGGGACGGCGGCGGAGCGGCGCGTGTCCCCCGGCGCCAGAAACCACCCCCGCCGGTCGCGCGCAGCGGTTAGGGTCGGCCGACGGTCAACGCGGAGGAGGACGGCATGAGCACCACCGTCGAGGTGCAGGTGACGGTCAACGGCCAGCGGCGCACGCTTCAGGTGTCGCCCCGATTGCTGCTCGTGCACCTGCTGCGCGACCAGCTCGGCCTCACCGGCACCCACATCGGGTGCGACACCTCCAACTGCGGGGCGTGCACCGTCCACCTCGACGGCGAGGCGGTCAAGAGCTGCACGGTGCTCGCGGTCCAGGCCGACGGCGCGGCCGTGCTGACGATCGAGGGCCTCGGGCAGGAGAACAACCTGCACGCGCTCCAGGAGTCCTTCTGGAAGTCCCACGGCCTGCAGTGCGGCTACTGCACGCCGGGCATGATCATGGCCGCCGCCGACCTGCTCGAGCGCAACCCCGACCCGACGGAGGCCGAGGTCCGCGAGGGACTGGAGGGCAACCTCTGCCGCTGCACGGGCTATCACAACATCGTCAAGGCGGTGCTCGACGCCGCCCCCGTCCTGCGCGGCGCCACGGAGGTGCCGGCATGAGCATCGCCGAGCAGCCCGCCACCGGCTCCGTCGGCAAGTCGCTTCGCCGCAAGGAGGACCCGCGCCTCATCACCGGCCGCGCCAGCTACGTCGACGACATCACGGTCCCGGGCCTGCTGCACGCAGCGATCGTGCGCTCGCCCGAGGCCCACGCCAGGATCGTGTCCATCGACGTCTCGGCCGCGCTGGCTCGCGACGACGTCGAGGCCGTCTACACCGGCGCCGACATGACGGACCTGCTCGGCCCGCTGCCCATGGCGTGGGTCCCGCCCGACGTCGAGGTCAACAACCCCGAGCACTGGCCGCTGGCCCGCGACGAGGTCAACCACGTCGGCGACCCGGTCGCGATCGTCCTGGGCACGGACCGCTACTCCGTCGTCGACGCCGCCGAGGAGGTCCTCGTCGAGTACGACCCGCTGCCCGCCGTGGTCGACCCCGAGGCGGCCCTGGCCGGCGGCCCGCTCGTGCACGAGTCGCTGGGCACGAACAAGATCCACGAGTGGTCGCTGGGGGCGGCGACCTGGAGGCCGCGTTCGCCGAGGCCGACCTCATCGTCGAGCGCCGCGTCGAGAACCCGCGCATGTCGGGCGCGCCGATCGAGCCGCGCGGCGTCATCGCCGACTATCGCTCGGGCTCGCTGACGCTGACCAGCTCGACGCAGGTCCCCCACTTCGTGCGGCTGTTCACCGCGCTGCTGCTGGGCATCAACGAGGAGCGCGTGCGCGTGATCGCGCCGGAGGTCGGCGGCGGCTTCGGCGCCAAGCTGCAGATGACCGGCGAGGAGATCCTGCTGGCCTGGGCCTCGCGGCGCTGCGGCCGGCCGATCAAGTGGATCGAGACGCGCAGCGAGCACATGGCCGTCTGCCATCACGGGCGCGACCAGATCGCCACGGTGCGGATGGGCGTCAAGCGCGACGGCACGCTGACGGCGATCCACTCCAAGATCATCGCCGACATGGGGGCCTACCTCCTCCTGCTCACGCCGACGATCCCGTCGCTGGGCGCGTTCGTCATGAGCGGGGTCTACCGGTTCGCCGCCGTGCAGACCGACATCACCGGCGTGTTCACCAACAAGTGCCCGACGGACGCGATCCGCGGCGCCGGGCGCCCCGAGGCCACGCACATGATCGAGGTGGTGCTCGACCAGGTCGCGGCCGAGCTGGGGATGGACCCGCTGGAGATCCGGCGCAAGAACTTCTTCCCCAAGGAGGCATTCCCCGCCGAGACCGCGCTGGGCATCGTCTACGACTCCGGCGACTACCACGGCTCGCTGGACAAGCTGCTCGAGCACGTCGACGTGCCGGCGTTCCGCGCCGAGCAGGAGGCGCAGCGGGCGAACGGCATCCACCGCGGCATCGGCTTCTCGACCTACACCGAGATCTGCGGCCTGGCGCCGTCGCGCATCACCGGGCCGGCGGGCTTCGGCCTGCAGACGGGGCTGTGGGAGTCGGCGACCGTGCGCGTGACGGTCAGCGGCGGGGTGACCGTCTACACGGGCGCCTCGCCCCACGGCCAGGGCCACGAGACCACGATGGCCCAGGTCGTCGCCGACAAGTTCGGCGTCGACCCCGCCCAGGTCGAGATCGTCCACGGCGACACCGCCACCGGCCCGATGGGCCTGGGCACCTACGGCTCGCGCACGACGGCGGTCGGCACGGAGTCCGCGGCGCGGGCGGCCGACAAGCTGGCCAGCAAGGCCAAGGCGATCGTCGCCCACCAGCTCGAGGCCGCCCCGGAGGACATCGAGGTCGCCGACGGGCGCTTCTCCGTCAAGGGCTCGCCCGACAAGGGCCTGGCGCTGGCCGAGATCTCGGGCATCGCGCACGTCCAGCCCGAGCTGCTGCCGGAGGGCATGGAGCCGGGGCTGGAGGAGACGTCGTTCTACGACCCCGAGAACTTCGTCTTCCCGTTCGGGGCGCACGCGTGCATCGTCGACGTCGACGTCGAGACCGGGAAGGTCAAGGTGGTGCGCTACGTCGCGGTCGACGACTGCGGCCCGGCGATCAACCCCACCATCATCGACGGCCAGGTCCACGGCGGCATCGCGCACGCGATCGGCCAGGCTCTGTACGAGCGCATCCACTACGACGAGGACGGCCAGCTCACCACGGGCACGTTCGTCGACTACGCGCTGCCGACCGCGGCCGAGCTGCCGTCGTTCGAGACCGACCGCACCGAGACGCCCTCGCCGGTCAACTCGCTCGGCGTCAAGGGCATCGGCGAGGCCGGGACGATCGCGGCCAGCGCCGCGGTCACCAACGCCGTCATCGACGCGCTGCGCCCGCTGGGCGTCACCTACATCAACATGCCCCTCTCGCCGCTGCGGGTGTGGACCGAGATCCAGGACGCGAAGGGAGGCCGGACATGATCCCCGCCGAGTTCGACTACGTCGCCCCCACCACCATCGAGGAGGCGATCGCGGCGCTGGGCGGCGACGAGGACGCCAAGCTGCTGGCGGGCGGCCACTCGCTCGTGCCGCTCATGAAGCTGCGCCTGGCGGCGCCGACGCGGCTGGTCGACCTGCGCCGCATCGAGGGCCTGCGCGGGATCTCGCGCGACGGCGACCGCTGGCGCATCGGCTCCATGACCCGCCACGCCGACCTGCAGGTCCGGGACGACCTCGGCCTGATCGCCAGCGCGGCGGCGCTCATCGCCGACCAGCAGGTGCGCAACCGCGGGACGTTCGGCGGCTCGGTGGCCCACGGCGACCCGGCCAGCGACCTGCCCACGGTCCTGCTCACGCTCGACGGGACGGTCTCGGTGACCGGCCCGGGCGGCGTCCGGGAGATCGCCGCGGGCGACGTCTTCCAGGACTACCTCACGACGGCGCTCGCGCCCGACGAGGTCATGACCGCGCTGCACGTCCCGGCGCTCGACGACTGGGGCCACGGCTACCAGAAGTTCACCCGCCGCTCGGAGGACTGGGCGATCGTCGGCGTCTGCGCCGTCGTCCGCAAGGCCGCCGACGGAACCTGCGCCGACGTCCGCGTCGGGCTGACGAACATGGGCTCCACGCCGTTGCGCGCCACCGCCGTGGAGGCCGCGCTGCGCGGCCAGCCGCTGACCGGCGAGGCCATCGCCGCGGCGGCCGCCCACGCCGACGAGGGCACCGAGCCCGCGGCCGACCTCAACGCGACGGCCGACTACAAGCGCCACCTGGCCCGGGTGCTGACGGGCCGGGCGCTGCGGGAGGCGGTCGCGGCGTGACGGCCGGGCGCCACCGCGGTGGCATCCTGGGCCCGTGACGTTCACCACGGTGCCCGAGGTCGAGGAGGCCCTGCGCGGGGAGCACTACCTCGCCGACCGCGCGCTGGCCACCTCCGTGCTGCTGGCCGACGTCCTCGGCCAGCCGCTGCTGCTGGAGGGCGAGGCCGGCGTCGGCAAGACCGAGGTGGCCAAGGCCGTCGCCGCCGCGACGGGCGCGCGGCTGATCCGCCTGCAGTGCCACGAGGGCATCGACGTCCACCACGCGCTCTACGACTGGGACCACGCCCGCCAGCTGCTCGCGCTGCGCGCGGGCGCCGGCGGCGCGGACGGCGACGAGCTGTTCTCCGAGCGCTTCCTGCTGCGCCGGCCGCTGCTGGAGGCGCTGACCGCGACGGAGCCCGTCGTGCTGCTCATCGACGAGATCGACCGCGCCGACGACGCGTTCGAGGCCTTCCTGCTCGAGCTGCTGTCGGACTTCCAGGTCACGATCCCCGAGCTCGGGACGATCACCGCGCAGC from the Baekduia soli genome contains:
- a CDS encoding amidohydrolase family protein — protein: MTAVQAAVGPLNTGSWTGPTIDADVHVAVPGIDVLLPHLADFWVEYVHESNFQMPPGASQIYPPGAPTTCRPEWRAADGTPAGTDLAMLQREVLDPLRVERAVVNCSWAVDTIRHPDFSLALARAINDWLVAEWLDRDPRLRASLVVPGHDPAGAATEIDRIGGHPGFVQVLLPSHSMRLYGNRLWHPMFEAIARHDLVAGVHFGGQSDGPPTPTGHPAWFLEEHAGELQLWAAQLTSVIAEGLFEKFRTLRMTFSESGFAWMGGTMWRLDKEWKGLRRDIPWVVQPPSQTIRERLKVTVQPLDAGPPEHYANAISWIGAPEMLMFASDYPHAHDQDIQRLLDAVPESAHAGIMGDNARAHYRGL
- a CDS encoding Rieske (2Fe-2S) protein; this translates as MPHKGAELCRGSILGHLTADAPGDLRYDAERLMIQCPWHGWEYDLETGQSYAKDSSIRPYRVEVEGGEAVADELEHGKAHAREPGGAGELARGLSGPKLEKGPFVAETFPVSVEDDYLVVSMPGRVRPPAATAGGGT
- a CDS encoding Lrp/AsnC family transcriptional regulator; protein product: MATPDPLDLRILVLLQEDGRRTVADIAGRVALSPTAVKRRIERLEAAGVITGYSARVDYTKLGWGIAAFTELRFTGTTSPGDMDRVAAGIPEVCAVYTTAGNHDVTALIRARSVEHLRDVIHRLRVSGSIVGTRTHVILDAHVKDDWHPELDG
- a CDS encoding TetR/AcrR family transcriptional regulator; translation: MSPHHQPSATRLRPAAPTRRDSLITYRRLVEAAGRLLDRHEHQGFNLAEVAREAEVSTATVYRYFGSIDHLVDAYLDAFVDDLAVARARRPEAERTGVAGLRTLGDDYVELALSRGRAMVHGRSLAGIVHRYRAGDPSIVKIWALYAEPIGSALDELGHGPDDLEFAVLLWNAMFYARELLDLRESMGWSPQTISRRLTDTFLGAMGARTAAPNAASA
- a CDS encoding xanthine dehydrogenase family protein molybdopterin-binding subunit; its protein translation is MVAGGGDLEAAFAEADLIVERRVENPRMSGAPIEPRGVIADYRSGSLTLTSSTQVPHFVRLFTALLLGINEERVRVIAPEVGGGFGAKLQMTGEEILLAWASRRCGRPIKWIETRSEHMAVCHHGRDQIATVRMGVKRDGTLTAIHSKIIADMGAYLLLLTPTIPSLGAFVMSGVYRFAAVQTDITGVFTNKCPTDAIRGAGRPEATHMIEVVLDQVAAELGMDPLEIRRKNFFPKEAFPAETALGIVYDSGDYHGSLDKLLEHVDVPAFRAEQEAQRANGIHRGIGFSTYTEICGLAPSRITGPAGFGLQTGLWESATVRVTVSGGVTVYTGASPHGQGHETTMAQVVADKFGVDPAQVEIVHGDTATGPMGLGTYGSRTTAVGTESAARAADKLASKAKAIVAHQLEAAPEDIEVADGRFSVKGSPDKGLALAEISGIAHVQPELLPEGMEPGLEETSFYDPENFVFPFGAHACIVDVDVETGKVKVVRYVAVDDCGPAINPTIIDGQVHGGIAHAIGQALYERIHYDEDGQLTTGTFVDYALPTAAELPSFETDRTETPSPVNSLGVKGIGEAGTIAASAAVTNAVIDALRPLGVTYINMPLSPLRVWTEIQDAKGGRT
- a CDS encoding amidohydrolase family protein → MSETATAVRPQGGPAQRDFIVDCDSHNLPTLDDLKPYLSRRWSEYLDTFGLRTPSEYGIVRARWMASRADSWGPTGKPPGSDPEFFIEQLLDGEGIDIAILNSIMMAGQNMVGGGQPQEFTNALMAATNDWVAEQWLDRDDRLRASICTPFEDPESLVREAERWYDDDRFVQIQVPFRTNKPLGHRKYWDLYEISSARGMPLALHPGSTGQNLITGAGWVTYYYEDHVGFPQALFNQMASMVCEGVFERFPDMKIVIQEGGWSWVAPFLWRFDRAFEQLKGEVPHLQRRPSEYIREHFWFTTQPIEEPERPEHFGQALAALDMPGRLLFSSDYPHWDFDPPSALPTSLDDDLRRGILGENALAVYDLPREGVR
- a CDS encoding Rieske (2Fe-2S) protein is translated as MARHVVARVSDIPERGRIIVTLQGRSVGIFRVRDKFYAVLNRCPTRAPSCAAAPSSAT
- a CDS encoding AAA family ATPase; the encoded protein is MTFTTVPEVEEALRGEHYLADRALATSVLLADVLGQPLLLEGEAGVGKTEVAKAVAAATGARLIRLQCHEGIDVHHALYDWDHARQLLALRAGAGGADGDELFSERFLLRRPLLEALTATEPVVLLIDEIDRADDAFEAFLLELLSDFQVTIPELGTITAQRRPFVVLTSNRTRELHDALKRRCLYHWIGYPDPAREAEILHARLPGAGAAVVDRVCAAVARLRAEELYKLPGVGETIAWAQALAALGTEDLDDTLGVVLKVREDLDRVRAEGVLDHA
- a CDS encoding Glu/Leu/Phe/Val dehydrogenase dimerization domain-containing protein, with product MAAPEDLPDTEQLVVCRDRPTGLVAIIAIDDTTLGPALGGIRFKPYPSEAAAVAEAQRLGRAMTLKNALADIAFGGGKSVILASDAIVDREAALLAFGRFVARCGGAYLPAADMGTGVEDLQVVARTAGEVSCDDEDPSTATAIGVHAAIEVAVRAGDVAPGLAGVSVLVQGVGHVGAALARLLAADGARVLVADADAGRAASVAAEVGGAVVAPDDVIGTPCDVYAPCAVARVVDDATVGRLAARIVAGAANDVLDHPGLAGELAARGILYVPDFVANAGGVINVRALRDGWSPERRAAALAAIGTRCGEVVHEARATGATTLEVAEAAAYAKVGRARPA
- a CDS encoding FAD binding domain-containing protein: MIPAEFDYVAPTTIEEAIAALGGDEDAKLLAGGHSLVPLMKLRLAAPTRLVDLRRIEGLRGISRDGDRWRIGSMTRHADLQVRDDLGLIASAAALIADQQVRNRGTFGGSVAHGDPASDLPTVLLTLDGTVSVTGPGGVREIAAGDVFQDYLTTALAPDEVMTALHVPALDDWGHGYQKFTRRSEDWAIVGVCAVVRKAADGTCADVRVGLTNMGSTPLRATAVEAALRGQPLTGEAIAAAAAHADEGTEPAADLNATADYKRHLARVLTGRALREAVAA
- a CDS encoding (2Fe-2S)-binding protein, which produces MSTTVEVQVTVNGQRRTLQVSPRLLLVHLLRDQLGLTGTHIGCDTSNCGACTVHLDGEAVKSCTVLAVQADGAAVLTIEGLGQENNLHALQESFWKSHGLQCGYCTPGMIMAAADLLERNPDPTEAEVREGLEGNLCRCTGYHNIVKAVLDAAPVLRGATEVPA